TCTTTCACAGAGGCCTTGAAAGAACGTATAAGAAACCAAACATCTTTAAGTTTTATAAGAACAGATGGAGATGCTAATTTCGAAGGTAAAATTACCGCTTATAATGTCCAGCCGGTTTCTATTCAGGGAGGGAATATTCCAACTGCGGCTCAGAACAGATTGTCTATTACCGTTCAGGTTAAGTATGTAAATGCTATTGAGCCAGATAAAAGTTTTGATCAAAGTTTTACCAGGTATAAAGATTTTTCGTCGACAACACCTTTTGCAAGTGTAGAACAGTCTTTAATAAAAGATATCAATACACAGTTAACCGAAGACATTTACAACAGAGCTTTTGCTAATTGGTAGTGTTTTATTAATTTCACAAGTCAGAATATTAAGAGTGCAGAAAGAAGAGCAAAAAAATATAGAGGAATCGACTTTAAAAGGCTTTTTCGATTTACAGAACCTGTCCGAAAAAGATCTTGAGGATATAGTTGCCTTAAAGGAAACATATCCTTATTGTCATGCCTTTTATCTTTTAGCGGCGAAAAGTTCGGTGGGGAGCTCGTCTTATGATAGGTATCTGGCAGAAGCAGCGGCAAATGTTCCGTCCAGAAATGTACTGTATGATCTCATCCATCAGCCAGAAAGATTTGCATATGCTGGAGATCTGGATGAGTCCATTGAATTGGAGGAGGAAGAAGTCTATGAAGAAATTACACCGCATTTAGAACCAGAAATTTCTAGTGTTGCAGAAGAAATACAAATCTCCGAGGAAGAAATTGAAATAGAGGCGTTTGGAGATCATACAACAAGTGGAGAGGAGAAGGTTGAGGTAGAAATTGATAACCTTTTAGAAGAATCGACTGTTCAGGGAGCTCCGTATATAGAAACCATTGGCGACGAATTTTTAAAGGAAGGGGATCAAGTCGTTAAGAAGATTGAAGAAGAGTCCGATTCAAGTTCAGAAAACTTACCTGCAATTAAAGAGCAAGGGAATATATTTCGATATCATGAGGAAAGATTACCTTATACTTTTCTGTGGTGGTTAAACAAGACAAGAAAGCAATACGAGAATATCAGGCCTTATGCGGATTATTATTTGGATAACCCCGCTCCCGAAAACTCTTCTCCAAAAGATGCGTTGGAACATCAGATTGTCGAAAATATATTCCATATCACTTCTGTTGATGAAGTTGAAAACAATAAACAGACGGTGCCATTCGATTTTATGATAAATAAGCAACATCATATTATCGAAAGATTTATAAAAGAAGAACCTCATATTACTGCTCCAAGAGCAGATAAAATTGATACAGAAAATAAAGCAAAGCGAAGTTCGGAAGACAATAATGAATTAGTTTCCGAAACGCTGGCCCGAGTATATGTTGAACAAATGCTTTATCACAAGGCCTTAGATATTTACAAAAAATTAAGTTTGAAATATCCGGAAAAAAACGCTTACTTTGCCAGCCAAATAAAATATTTAGAATTAAAGGTTAATTAAAGATATATGACAACTTTTTTGATTATTTTGGCGATTGTTATCGCTATCCTGTTGGTACTTATCGTGTTGGTGCAAAACCCAAAAGGCGGAGGTTTGACTTCTGGTTTTTCATCATCAAACAATATTATGGGCGTACAAAGAACCGGCGACTTTTTGGAAAAAGGTAGTTGGGGTTTGGCTATCGCGTTATTTGTAATTGCTGTGTTAATCAATGTTACGGCTACTACTTCTACAGGCGGTAGTGTGAACCCATCAAAATCAAGGATTCAGGAACAAATAGACAAAACTGCACTTCCTTCATCATTGCCTGCAATGCCACAAAGTGGAGATAAAGCAGATACTACTAAGAAATAATTTAGTGTAAAATATAATTTGTAAGCCACCTATATAGGGTGGCTTTTTTGTTTTTAGCACTTTCGTAATTTCTGACTATATTGTCAGAAATTTTTAAATCTTCATCATCAAAGGATATGATTTTATGCAATAATCAAAGAAATTCGCTTGTCAGATTTTTAACTTAAACTCTGTCAAGCTGGCACCGAATTTTTTGAAAATATTGTTTTATTGACATCGTTTGGTGAAAAACTGTCAGAAATAGCGTTTGGCATATTCTGTGATAAGAAAAGGTAGAAAAATAAATAAACTCAAAAACTTAAAAAATAAATATAATTATGGCGTTAAACATTAGACCTATCGCAGGTACAGGAAACAGAGTTATTGTTGAGCCTGCTGCAGCGGAAGAAAAAACAGCTTCAGGTATTTATATCCCGGATACCGCAAAAGAAAAACCTTCTAAAGGAGTTGTAGTTTCAGTTTCTGAACAAGATGCTGATGCGAAAAAACCTTCAGTAAAAGTAGGAGACATAGTTATTTATGGAAAGTATTCTGGTACCGAGTTTTCTTACGAGGGTAAAGATTACTTAATCATGAGCGAAAAAGACATTTACGCGGTATTATAAATAAGTATGAGGTAAGAGGCGCATTTAACGATGTCCTTTGATTAAAAAAAAATAAAAATATAAAGTAAAAAGGGTGTAAGAGAGCTTTAAAAGCTTGATTCCTTTATTTTAAACTCAATACTATAAAAGAAAATGGCAAAACAAATTAAATATAATGTTGAAGCTAGAGATGCTTTAAAAAACGGAGTTGATAAATTAGCGAATGCTGTAAAAGTTACGTTAGGTCCAAAAGGTAGAAACGTAATTATTGACAAAAAATTCGGATCGCCAGTAGTTACCAAAGACGGTGTTTCTGTTGCTAAAGAAATCGAATTGAAAGATGCTTTAGAGAACATGGGAGCACAAATGGTAAAAGAAGTAGCTTCTAAAACTGCTGATATTGCAGGTGACGGAACAACTACTGCAACTGTATTAGCGCAAGCTATTATTACAGCTGGTATTAAAAACGTTGCTGCGGGTGCAAATCCGATGGATTTAAAGCGTGGTATTGATAAAGCAGTTGCCGTTGTTGTAGAAAATTTACAATCTCAATCTCAAGCGGTAGGCGAAGATAATAACAAAATCAAGCAAGTTGCTTCTATCTCGGCAAATAACGATGACGTTATCGGGTCTCTAATTGCGGAAGCAATGAGTAAAGTAGGTAAGGACGGTGTAATTACTGTTGAAGAGGCAAAGGGTACTGAAACTGAAGTTAAAACGGTAGAAGGTATGCAATTCGACAGAGGTTATCTTTCTCCTTACTTCGTAACCAATGCCGATAAAATGGAAGTAGAATTAGAAAATCCTTATATTTTAATCTACGACAAAAAAATCAGCAATATGAAAGAATTGTTGCCGGTTTTAGAAAAACAAGTTCAAACAGGAAAGCCTCTTTTAATTATTGCAGAAGATTTAGACGGTGAAGCATTGGCTACATTAGTAGTTAACAAAATCCGTGGTTCTCTGAAAGTAGCGGCTGTTAAAGCGCCAGGTTTTGGTGATAGAAGAAAAGCTATGTTAGAAGACATCGCTATCTTAACAGGAGGTACTGTAATTTCGGAAGAAAGAGGTTTCAAATTAGAAAATGCTGATCTTTCTTTCTTAGGACAAGCTGAAAAGGTTGTTGTAGATAAAGACAATACAATCTTAGTTAATGGCGCTGGTAATGCAGATGATATAAAAGCTCGCGTTAATCAAATCAAAGCTCAGATTGAAACAACTACTTCTGATTACGACAGAGAGAAGTTACAAGAGCGTTTAGCTAAATTAGCTGGCGGTGTAGCGGTACTTTATGTTGGTGCAGCAACAGAGGTAGAAATGAAAGAGAAAAAAGATCGCGTTGATGATGCTTTACATGCAACAAGAGCTGCAGTAGAAGAAGGTATTGTTGCTGGTGGAGGTGTTGCTTTCATCAGAGCAGTTGCTTCGTTAGAAGATTTAAAAGGAGAGAACGAAGATGAGACTACTGGTATCAACATTATCAAAAGAGCTATCGAAGAACCTTTACGTCAAATCTGCGAAAATGCAGGTGTTGAAGGATCTATCGTTGTTCATAATGTAAAACAAGGTTCTGCAGATTACGGTTATAACGCTCGCAGAGATGTTTACGAAAACTTAATCACAGCAGGTGTTATTGATCCAACTAAAGTTTCTCGTGTAGCTTTAGAGAATGCAGCATCAATCGCTTCTATGTTATTAACAACAGAATGTGTACTAGCAGATGAGCCAGAAGAAGGTGGTTCTGCAGCAGCAATGCCTCCAATGGGTGGTGGCATGGGCGGAATGATGTAATGTTGTAAAGCTCAATGCGGTAGGCTAAAAGCTTAAAGCGATAAAAAAACGCTGACAGAAACTTAAGTTTTTGTCAGCGTTTTTTTATATTACCAATGTGATATAGTTAAAATATAGGTGTTAAAGCCTGTTTCCCTTTGCAGTTAAATTAATATCCAATTGCTTTTAAGGCTTGTTTGCCCAGCCTTTCTTCCAGTTGCGTTAAATACAAACTGGTAGGATTCACACGAATGTTAGGAGAGTCGAAGATGCCTTCCGGCAGATACGGACCATCACTATTAAACGGCCTTCGTAGCGGAGTGCTTTTTCCTTTACTACCAATTACCCAATTGTAAGTGCCAGGTGGAATTTGGTTGACATAGCTATCTGCATTGCAGTTCCATGCTACCGACCAGGCTGTTCCCCAACCGTGTCCCGAGCCCATGCTTCCTCTGTTTTTGAAATCGATTCCACCGTTTGGTACGTTGCAATTGTCAAGCAGCATGCCTGTACTCCAGCGTTGGTGGCCTTCAATGCGGCCATTGCCGGTAAAATTGCAATTTAGAAATACAATGGGGCCAGTTTGTCCTGCACCCAGCGCTACGAACCATATATTATCGCCTTCAACAGAGCAACGATCCAGTAGAATTTGCCCGGCATTGGGAGCGAATTCTGCGGGCTTTGACGAGCCTTCATGTTTCGCTTTACGAACAACAGCAACACGTTGAACGGTAATTCTCCGACCGTTTGTGCCTACGCTTTCCATCGTTTCGAGCAGGTCAAGGTCTTTCAGCCAGCAATCTTCTCCATTTAATCTTACGGCGTAATAAAGAGCTGCAGTGTGATTTACGGCTTGCGGAGGGCATATTATGCGTAGGTTTTCCAGTCCCGCTTGTTTTAGTCTTTTGTTATTATTTGCCAGTACCATTACGGTTTCATCATTGGTGTATTCTGCATCGTAAGAATCTACCAACGGTACGTCTAGACTGATTTTATTTCCGTTGATAGCTGCAATGCGGCGTTCTGTACTTAACATTGAACCCGCTTTCATCCAGGTTTGGGGTTTGCCATCACGTACCAAATCATCCATCTGCATAAATTTAACCCATTTTTCAGTTACAGGTTTTTTGATTTCAATATTATCTCCGACTTTAAATCCAGAAGTATTTTCTACATTGAAACTGACACTCCCTCCCGGGATATATTTATCGGTTATCTTTGTAGAGATTACACTTTTAGTATTTTCTCCCGAACGGTTTCCGCCGCGCTGATTGGGCATATTTGATAGAATTACTGCAGTATGTTTTTCTCCATACATGGAGATTATACTTCCTGTAGCTGATTTTCCACTTCCACGAAGTACTACGCCGTCCGTCATTATCCTTATAGGTTGCGAGCATGGATAGGTCCCTGATTCAAGTAAAACGGCTCCCCGAAAACCGTTTTTATCTAAAGGCATAGCAGATACTTTATCAATGGCCGCCTGGATTAAATTAGTACAGTCAGCATCTGCAACCAGAGGTTTTACAGTAACTTTTACCGCGACATCTGGTAGAGCTACTCCACCACCCATATATCCGGCATGAGAGAAATCTATAATCTGATCACCTTTTGGCGTTTTTTTATACACTAACTTACCATTGGGGCCCGGATAAACCCATTCGCTTTTGCCGGGTTTCTTTTCTTTTTTGATATCTCCTCCCCATGCGAGAAAATTTGTACATAAAAGAGAGAGTATGAAAATCGCTTTTACTTGTCTAATTTTTGAATTATTAAATGTCATTGGCATTTGTGTTTTGTTGTAAAGTCAGGGTATAAGCTACAATTCCATAGCTAAGTAACTAATTTACTGAATGAGATTGGGACGACGCTATTGAAAAATAGCAAAGTAGTAAACTATGTTAACTTTGCCAGAGATTTTGCTCTTTTGTTTTGGAAAAAGTCCGGGAAAATTTAAAATAATTATATCTGGCTTTTTTGAGTTAAATTCAAACATAAAAATTAATTAGCTTATTCATAAGAGGTATGAACTTAGATCAATTTATAGACAATTCACATTTCTTAACCCAATCGGAGGTTAACAAATTTTTGTGGTCTACTTTATTGTGTGGCGTTATTGGAGCCGAAAGAGAATTTAGAAACAAGCAAGCAGGATTAAAAACCATGATCATGATTGGTCTTGGTTCGACCCTGATTACGATTCTTTCTGTTAAAATTGGGGTTAATAGCCATGATCGGATTGCTGCTAATATTGTTACCGGTATAGGCTTTTTGGGTGCAGGCGTTATTTTTAAAGATGAAAACAGAGTTTCTGGGCTAACTACTGCATGCGTAATATGGATTGTTTCTGCTTTAGGAATGTCAGTTGGTGCCGGATATATTGAGCAGGCAATAGGTGTTACTCTTGTCGCTCTACTATCTCTCTTATTTTTTCCGGTAGTAGAAGAATTTTTTGAAAGGAGATATACAATGCGTGTATATAAGATTGTAAAAAAGTATGATGGGGAACGATTGGATATCTATGAAGAATCGTTAAAGAAATATAAATTAAAGATAAAAAGAGGTGGACAGCGTCTGGCCAATGGAATTATTTCGGGTACCTGGATTGCTATAGGTAGCCCGAAAAATCATGATTTTTTTGTTGAGACTATGCTTCAGGATGAAAATATCCTGGAGTTTGATTTTTAAATTTCCGACATCCCGATAGATTTTATAGCTTCTGAACTACAATGTAAATTAAAAATAAAGGAAGTGTACCACGTTTGGGCTAACGGAATTATTAGAGCAATTTTTTGGTAGCGAATATGCTAAGAGACAAACAACTCTTGGTGTTTGATTTTTGCTGCTATTTCATCCTTTCTGCCAGATAGAGGTATGCTTCGGGTTGATGATGTGTCATGAATTTTTCTTTGTTGTCGGGGTATTTTACAGTATAATCTCCTGTCTCGGGCAAAACAATAGTTGTCCCGGTACGAACGTAATTGCTGGTTTTAAAATAAATTGGTGCTTCAAATTCAGGAAGATATTTATGTACATATCCGGCTATCTTTTTTCCCAGGTATTTCTGATAATTGCGTTGCGTTTTTCTAGCCGGTCGGTCTAATTTGTTATAGAAATATCTTAAAGCAAGATTTTTGGGGAATGACTGTTTTTTTATACTTTCCTTGAAAAATGCGAAAGGGTTTACATTATTAAAATCGTCGACCGTTTGAACGGTTAATGCCATTTCCGGAACCCAGTCTCTAGCATTGATGACATTGAAGGCCCATCCGCCAGCTGTCATGAGTTCATAATCATAAGCAAAAAATAAATTTCCGGGTTTAGGAGCAGCGCTGCAATAGGTTTTAAATCTGATATCTGTAGGAATGGTTCCTCTCTTTTGTAAATTATATAAATACGCAGTAATCAGGTAAGAGATAGCTCCACCCTGACTATGTCCCGTAATTAAAAAGTCCTTAATCCCGTCCTTATAACAAGAATCTATTTTAGGGACAAGATCCTGCATAATGAAAGCTGTAGAAACTAACCAGCCTGTATGTATTGCTGCCTTGGGGTTTTGTGCCAATTCGTAGTCAAAGTGATTCGTTTTTGATAGATTCAATGTCCCTTTAGCAGGGATGGATGCTGCATAAAAATTAGCTAACCAGCTTTCTGTTTTTGCGGTAGAACCGCGAACGCTGATTACACCGATATTGTCGGTATTTTTCCAAAGTTCCCATACATTATCGAGGCCCATTACCGGAGAACGGTATAACATGGTGTAATTTTCAGGAAACGGGATATGTTTAACGACTGCGGGATCGCTGTTCTTGGCTGTTAATTTTAGTAATGCTATGTATTCTTTTTTATCGAAACCAGGAATTAGTTTTTGAGCAAATGAAAATTGCGTTAATTGCAATAAGAATGCTAGAGTAATAGTTTTGTAAATAGTTTTCATAGTAGAAGGTTTAAAATATAAGTATGACAGAATTTAGGGCTAAATCATTGTTTTTGCAATGTATATTTCGTCCGGGGTATTCTGTCGTTTACCTGCATATTTCTACTAATGAAAATACGTAATATTTTTTGTTTTTATATTATTGATTGATGATGCTTTTGAAGCTTGAGCAGAAGATAAACACCTATTGATTTTAACTATATTGAATCTGCATTCCAAACAAGCTGGCAATATGCTTCTTTAATGTCTCTTTAACGTCCTCCAGATCGACCTCTTTTCCTAATTCACGTTTCATAGATGTAACGTCTTTATCATCTATTCCGCAAGGGACGATATTTCCAAAATAAGAAAGATCGGTATTGACATTAAATGCAAAACCATGCATAGTTACCCAGCGGCTACATCGGACACC
This genomic interval from Pseudopedobacter saltans DSM 12145 contains the following:
- the groL gene encoding chaperonin GroEL (60 kDa chaperone family; promotes refolding of misfolded polypeptides especially under stressful conditions; forms two stacked rings of heptamers to form a barrel-shaped 14mer; ends can be capped by GroES; misfolded proteins enter the barrel where they are refolded when GroES binds) codes for the protein MAKQIKYNVEARDALKNGVDKLANAVKVTLGPKGRNVIIDKKFGSPVVTKDGVSVAKEIELKDALENMGAQMVKEVASKTADIAGDGTTTATVLAQAIITAGIKNVAAGANPMDLKRGIDKAVAVVVENLQSQSQAVGEDNNKIKQVASISANNDDVIGSLIAEAMSKVGKDGVITVEEAKGTETEVKTVEGMQFDRGYLSPYFVTNADKMEVELENPYILIYDKKISNMKELLPVLEKQVQTGKPLLIIAEDLDGEALATLVVNKIRGSLKVAAVKAPGFGDRRKAMLEDIAILTGGTVISEERGFKLENADLSFLGQAEKVVVDKDNTILVNGAGNADDIKARVNQIKAQIETTTSDYDREKLQERLAKLAGGVAVLYVGAATEVEMKEKKDRVDDALHATRAAVEEGIVAGGGVAFIRAVASLEDLKGENEDETTGINIIKRAIEEPLRQICENAGVEGSIVVHNVKQGSADYGYNARRDVYENLITAGVIDPTKVSRVALENAASIASMLLTTECVLADEPEEGGSAAAMPPMGGGMGGMM
- a CDS encoding co-chaperone GroES, with product MALNIRPIAGTGNRVIVEPAAAEEKTASGIYIPDTAKEKPSKGVVVSVSEQDADAKKPSVKVGDIVIYGKYSGTEFSYEGKDYLIMSEKDIYAVL
- a CDS encoding lipase family protein encodes the protein MKTIYKTITLAFLLQLTQFSFAQKLIPGFDKKEYIALLKLTAKNSDPAVVKHIPFPENYTMLYRSPVMGLDNVWELWKNTDNIGVISVRGSTAKTESWLANFYAASIPAKGTLNLSKTNHFDYELAQNPKAAIHTGWLVSTAFIMQDLVPKIDSCYKDGIKDFLITGHSQGGAISYLITAYLYNLQKRGTIPTDIRFKTYCSAAPKPGNLFFAYDYELMTAGGWAFNVINARDWVPEMALTVQTVDDFNNVNPFAFFKESIKKQSFPKNLALRYFYNKLDRPARKTQRNYQKYLGKKIAGYVHKYLPEFEAPIYFKTSNYVRTGTTIVLPETGDYTVKYPDNKEKFMTHHQPEAYLYLAERMK
- the secG gene encoding preprotein translocase subunit SecG codes for the protein MTTFLIILAIVIAILLVLIVLVQNPKGGGLTSGFSSSNNIMGVQRTGDFLEKGSWGLAIALFVIAVLINVTATTSTGGSVNPSKSRIQEQIDKTALPSSLPAMPQSGDKADTTKK
- a CDS encoding LptE family protein, which encodes MKKKFILYLLLPFLFIVKGCGIYSFTGGSISAGMKTVSVSLFENVAPLVVPTLSQSFTEALKERIRNQTSLSFIRTDGDANFEGKITAYNVQPVSIQGGNIPTAAQNRLSITVQVKYVNAIEPDKSFDQSFTRYKDFSSTTPFASVEQSLIKDINTQLTEDIYNRAFANW
- a CDS encoding MgtC/SapB family protein, yielding MNLDQFIDNSHFLTQSEVNKFLWSTLLCGVIGAEREFRNKQAGLKTMIMIGLGSTLITILSVKIGVNSHDRIAANIVTGIGFLGAGVIFKDENRVSGLTTACVIWIVSALGMSVGAGYIEQAIGVTLVALLSLLFFPVVEEFFERRYTMRVYKIVKKYDGERLDIYEESLKKYKLKIKRGGQRLANGIISGTWIAIGSPKNHDFFVETMLQDENILEFDF